The DNA sequence GTCCTGATCCAAAAGCCCCCAGTTGAGGCATCTGTGCGTTGAACTTGTCTATCCTGACTTGTGGCTCACAGGCTCCGCACACTTTCTAATGAGAACATATTTCCCCGATGGAATGAGCGAGTCCTTAATAGCGTATCTGCTGTATGGTGTGTTGCAAGCCTTGGAGTATCTGCATCGCATGGGCTACGTCCACAGGTACTTTTCGAATAAAGGTTAAGTTAGCGTAATCTATCCAGTAAAACCACatgaaaagaaaatcaaaagtTGACATGCTGCTCTTCATTGTTAACATCAGGGGTGTGAAGGCCAGTCACATCCTGTTGTCAGAAGAAGGCCGCGTCTACCTGTCGGGACTGCACGGCGTTTACAGCATGATGCGTGAAGGCAAGAGGATGAGGGTGGTGTTCGACATGCCCCACCACAGTCCCGCCCTGCTGCCTTGGCTAAGCCCCGAACTGCTTCAACAGGTCAGTTCTCGCCGTACCCCATGACGGTGTGCACCCTTGTTTATTCCCCGTTGCCATGTCCCTTGGTAGGATCTCCGTGGTTATGGAGTCAAGTCTGATATCTACAGTTTGGGAATTGCCGCCTGCGAGTTGGTGAGCGGTAGGGTGCCTTTCCAGGACATGGCACCAACTCAGGTAAACAGCGATGACAAAAGTATTGAAAAAGTCCCTGTAAAGTGAAAACTCTAAATttgacaaaacaacacaacaggGTCCCTAATCCTAAAAGTTTGAGGGAAAGCGTGAAAAGAGCAGTCTAGTCTAATGCTCGGCAATGTGTGGCCTTTAGACTCTGCTCCTGAAGCTACGCGGTCTGCACCGCTGCCTGCCCAACACCCCTCTCTTCCCACTCGGCGAGCTGGGCGGGCTGAAGGCGTCTCGGTCCGGGGTAGACTCCGGCATGGGAGAGAGCGCAGCCACCGGAAGCGCGACTCACAGCACCGGCGCCCCTCCACCCGCCACGGAAGGACCTCGAAGTCCCGGACCGAAAAATCACTCTGCTACTTTGCATAATTTGGTCCAACTGTGCCTGCAGCAGCAGCCTGAGTGCAGGTCTTTCCCATCAATCAAAAATCAATGGGGAGTCCATCACCTTGCCTTAATATATTATTTTGTGCCCATTTCAGACCATCAGCTTCTTCCCTCATGGCCCACACCTTCTTCAAACAGGTGGGTTTCTTTTTTCCTCAATATGGTCATGTCATAGccaattcatttttgttttgtaacaaACACAACACATGAATCTGTATTGCAGTAAACAGCATCAAATATCTTTGCGTAAATGTTTTGGTCCAAGCTCAGAACATGTGTTTGTACAGGTGAAGAAGCACACCAGAGACTCGTTCCTCAGCCTTGTATACCCAGCCGTGCCACTCACAAGCTCCCAAGTGGCGCTCTTATCCTGCTGTCCTCCCACCCCATCCTGCCACGCTCAAACTGCAAGCACAGGCGTCTGTGCTGA is a window from the Syngnathus scovelli strain Florida chromosome 2, RoL_Ssco_1.2, whole genome shotgun sequence genome containing:
- the stradb gene encoding STE20-related kinase adapter protein beta; this translates as MSFLDCSCISHTQVQPMDIEECYEDTSQHLLGSGSTPQNVTVGRSDDIPALSAEPAHYQFLVELGWGFNNLSQVHMARHTPTGQLVAIKQTNLDECTEEELLLLLNEVFLSRRIRHQNLLTFRLVFSSCCQLWVLTPLMAYGSAHFLMRTYFPDGMSESLIAYLLYGVLQALEYLHRMGYVHRGVKASHILLSEEGRVYLSGLHGVYSMMREGKRMRVVFDMPHHSPALLPWLSPELLQQDLRGYGVKSDIYSLGIAACELVSGRVPFQDMAPTQTLLLKLRGLHRCLPNTPLFPLGELGGLKASRSGVDSGMGESAATGSATHSTGAPPPATEGPRSPGPKNHSATLHNLVQLCLQQQPECRPSASSLMAHTFFKQVKKHTRDSFLSLVYPAVPLTSSQVALLSCCPPTPSCHAQTASTGVCAEATWDFS